From the Spiroplasma chrysopicola DF-1 genome, one window contains:
- a CDS encoding helix-turn-helix domain-containing protein — MGLGEKLKLLRQKNNLTIEELANRCELTKGYISQLERDISSPSIETLQNILEVLGTTLGDFFKQEKNRQFVYKPEDRYVVEQEQYSIEWLVPNAHVNELEPILLSLKPYGESQRLLPFEGEIFGYVLKGNIEVISGSRTQRANPQDSFYLYGNNQHYLKNVTNDVAEILWISTPPIF; from the coding sequence ATGGGGTTAGGAGAAAAATTAAAATTATTGCGTCAAAAAAATAATTTAACAATTGAAGAACTAGCGAATCGCTGTGAATTAACAAAAGGTTATATTAGTCAATTAGAACGCGATATTTCTTCCCCAAGTATTGAGACACTGCAAAATATTTTAGAAGTGCTGGGAACAACTTTAGGGGACTTTTTTAAGCAAGAGAAAAATCGCCAGTTTGTTTACAAACCAGAAGATCGTTATGTTGTGGAACAAGAACAATATAGTATTGAATGACTTGTTCCAAATGCCCATGTTAATGAGTTAGAACCAATTTTATTATCATTAAAACCATATGGGGAATCACAACGGTTATTACCATTTGAAGGAGAAATTTTTGGTTATGTTTTAAAGGGAAACATTGAAGTTATCTCTGGCTCAAGGACACAACGGGCCAATCCACAGGATAGTTTTTATTTATATGGCAATAATCAACATTATTTAAAGAATGTTACGAATGATGTGGCAGAGATTCTATGAATTTCGACACCACCAATTTTTTAA